DNA sequence from the Brachybacterium avium genome:
AGCAGGATGGTGCCGATGCTCCACGGGTTGTCGAGGATGCCGCTGACCCCGTCGCCTCCGAGGAGGCCGCCGATGAAACCACCGACGATCGCGCCGACGACGCCGAGGATGATGGTCATCCCCAGGCCCATGGCCTGCTTGCCCGGCATGATCGCTCGGGCGATGAGACCGATGATCGCACCGATGATGATCCACGAGATGATTGCCCAGAGAAGACCCATGAGTGGAGCTCCATTCTGTCAGGGGAAGGGATTGGTGTTGCCCCTGCATTATGGCGAAGCATTCCTGCGGAACCCGGGATCTTCAGCGACACCGCAGGTCACAGAATTGACCATATGGTCCGTGGGACTCTTCCGCCCCTCTTTCCCGACATGTCGATACCTGTTGGCACAGCCGTGGGAATGCAGGACGGGCCGGGCGTGATCGCCCGGCCCGTCGCTCGCCAGCGGCCCTGGAGGGCCGCCCTGTCGGGACTCAGAAGTCCCAGTCGTCGTCCTCGGTCTCGACGGCCTTGCCCATCACGTAGCTGGAGCCGGAGCCGGAGAAGAAGTCGTGGTTCTCGTCGGCGTTCGGGGACAGCGCGGCCAGGATCGCCGGGTTCACCTCGACGGCCTCCTGTGGGAAGAGTCCCTCGTAGCCGAGGTTCATCAGCGCCTTGTTGGCGTTGTAGCGCAGGAAGACCTTGACGTCCTCGGTCCAGCCCACCGGGTCGTAGAGATCCTCGGTGTACTGCTCCTCGTTGTCGTACAGCTCCATCATCAGCGAGAAGGTGTAGTCCTTCAGCTCCGCCTGACGTTCGGCGGAGAGCTTCTCGACGGCCTTCTGGTACTTGTAGCCGATGTAGTAGCCGTGCACGGCCTCATCACGGATGATCAGCCGGATGATGTCCGCGGTGTTGGTGAGCTCGCCGTGGCTGGAATAGCGCATCGGCATGTAGAAGCCCGAGTAGAACAGGAACGACTCCAGCAGCACCGAGGCGACCTTGCGCTTCTCCGGATCATCACCCTCGTAATAGCTCATGATGATCTGAGCCTTCTTCTGGAGCTGCTCGTTCGTCGCACCCCACTCGAAGGCCTCGTCGATCTGCTTCGTGTTGGCCAGGGTCGAGAATATCTGGCTGTAGGACTTCGCGTGCACCGACTCCATGAACGCGATGTTGGTGTACACCGCCTCCTCGTGCGGGGTGACCGCGTCCGGGATCAGGGAGATCGCACCCACGGTGCCCTGCACGGTATCCAGCAGGGTCAGCCCCGTGAACACGTGCATGGCCATCGTCTGCTCCTCAGCGGAACGACGGCTCCAGGACTGGATGTCGTTGGACAGCGGGATCTTCTCGGGCAGCCAGAAGTTTCCGGTCAGGCGGTCCCAGACCTCCTGGTCCTTCGGGTCCGGGATCCGGTTCCAGTTGATGGCCTGGATCGTCGCATTCAGGTGGTCTTTCACCGCAGCCTCACTGTCAGAAATCTCGGGGGTTCAGTCCTGGCCAGTCTAGGCAGTACCGGCCTGAGAAAGCGCCTCCGACAGTCCCGGGGAGCGGTGGAACGCGACACCACCTCGCCTCGAGTCCCCGACCCTTGGCCCCGTGCCCGCTTCGAGCCTCGCGGACGTCGTCGCCGGGAAGTCCGCGCCTCTGATCACGGCACGGCCGCAGGTGCTGTCGCCCCTGCTCGACACGATGACGGCTCGGGGCGACGGCCCGTCGGCTCCGGATGGATCGATCCCGTCGCCGACGGCGCGGGCGGGCCGCCTCCGCGGCCCGCCCGCGGCGCTCACACCCCGAGACCGCCGGCGATGCCGTACAGCACCAGCGCCAGCGCGAACCCGATCACGCCCATCGCTCCCTGGAGCACGGTCCAGGTGCCCAGGGTCTGCTTCATGTTCATCCCGAAGAACCGGCTGACCAGCCAGAACCCGGAATCGTTGACGTGGGAGAAGCCGACGGAGCCGGCGCTCATCGCCATCACCAGGGCGACCACCTGGAACGGGGTGAAGTCGCCGGCGGCGACGATCCCCGCCATCAGGGAGGCGGCCGTGGTCAGCGCGACCGTCGCCGAGCCCTGGGCCAGGCGGACGATCTGGGCGATGAGGTAGGCGGCGACGATGACGGGCATGCCGATGTCCTGGAGGGACTGGGCGACGGCATCGCCGATGCCGGTGGCCCGCAGGACACCGCCGAACATGCCGCCGGCACCGGTGACCAGCACCACCGAGGCGATCGGGCCGAGTGCCGAGTCCTGGACCTTCTCCATCAGGGTGCCCGTCTTTCCGGCACCCCAGCCCAGCACGAACATCGAGACGAACAGGGTGATCAGCAGGGCGACCGGGGTCTCCCCGAGCATCCGCAGAACCGCCACCGTGGGTCCGGCATTGAAGGCGTCGGGGTCCGGACGGGTGGCGCCGACCGTGTTCAGCGCGGTGTTCAGCAGGATCAGCACCAGCGGCAGCAGCAGGAGCATCACGATGGTGCGGACCTTCGGAGCGGACTCGAGGTCGCTGCGCTCACGCGAGTCGCCGAGGATGTTCGGGATCGCGACGTCCAGTCGGCGTCCCAGCACCGGGGCGAGGCCCACACCGGCGATGAGCCAGATGATCACGGCGAAGACGATGCCGACCAGCAGCACCTGCCCGACGTCCGCGCCGAGGATCGCCGAGGCGGCGACCGGGCCGGGGTGGGGCGGGGAGAAGATGTGCATCGCGCTGAAGGCGATGGCGCTGGGCAGCGCGATCGACAGGAACGAGCCACCGACGCGGCGCGCGACCGCATAGATGATCGGCAGCATGACGACCAGGCCCGCATCGAAGAAGATCGGGAAGCCCATCAGCAGGCTCGCCAGCGAGAGGGCGAAGCCGGCACGGTTCTCGCCGAATCTGCGGATCAGCGAATCCGCGAGCGCCTGCGCACCGCCGGAGGCCTCGACCATGCGGCCCAGCATGGCGCCGAGCGCGACCAGCAGCATGACGCTGCCCAGGGTCGGGTTGAACCCGAAGCCCAGAGCCTCCACGAGTCGGTCCGGGGAATGCCGGCGGCCAGGGCCGTGCCGATGCTGGTGAGCATCAGCGCGAGGAACGCGTGCACCTTGAAGACCATGATGAGCACCAGCAGCACTGCGATGGCGCCGATCGCGAGGATCAGCAGCCCGGCGGTGCCGAGGTCCCAGTTCATGACGAGGTCGTCCATGACTCTCCTTGAGGGACTCGGAGGGGGAAGGGTGCGGCGGGGAAGGGCCGCTGACCGTCCCGTCCCCTCGGGCTCGAGCGGACGGCAGGCCGGCGCGTCATCACACCGTCGTATGACCGATGGAAGCGCAGTAAAGAGCGTGCGTCAACACCGCACGCACGACGGACGGCCCGTTCCGAGCCGAAGCTCGGAACGGGCCGTCCGTGATCAGGCGAGGGCCGGAGGCCTCACAGCATGCAGCTCACGCAGCCCTCGACCTCGGTGCCCTCGATGGCCATCTGCCGCAGGCGGATGTAGTAGAGGGTCTTGATGCCCTTGCGCCAGGCGTAGATCTGCGCCCGGTTGATGTCGCGCGTGGTGGCGCTGTCCTTGAAGAACAGCGTCAGCGACAGGCCCTGGTCCACGTGCTGGGTGGCCTCGGCGTAGGTGTCGACGATCTTCTCGTAGCCGATCTCGTACGCATCCTCGTAGTACTCGAGGTTGTCGTTGGTGAGGTAGGGGGCCGGGTAGTACACCCGACCGATCTTCCCCTCCTTGCGGATCTCGATCTTCGAGGCGATCGGGTGGATCGAGCTCGTGGAGTTGTTGATGTACGAGATCGAGCCGGTCGGCGGCACCGCCTGCAGGTAGGCGTTGTACATGCCGTGCTTCGCGACGTCCTCGCGCAGCTGCTTCCAGTCGTCCTGGGTGGGCAGGTGCGCCGAGGAGTCCTCGAACAGCCCGCGGACCTTCTCGGTCCTCGGCTCCCACACCTGGTCGATGTACTTGTCGAAGTACTCGCCGGTGCCGTAGGTCGAGTTCTCGAAGTCGAAGAACCGCTCTCCGCGCTCCTTCGCGATCTCCATCGACGCCTTGATGGCGTGATAGGTGACCGAGTAGAAGTACATGTTGGTGAAGTCCAGGCCCTCGTCGGAGCCGTAGAAGATCCGCTCGCGGGCCAGGTAGCCGTGCAGGTTCATCTGGCCCAGGCCGATCGCGTGGGACTTGCGGTTGCCCTCGGCGATCGTCGGCACGGACTCGATGTCCGAGGTGTCCGAGACGGCGGTGAGGCCGCGGATCGCGGTGGAGATGGTCTGCGCGAAGTCCGGGGAGTCCATCGCCTTGGCGATGTTCATCGATCCCAGGTTGCAGGAGATGTCCCGGCCCAGCTCCTCGTAGGTGAGGTCGACGTTCATGGTCGAGGGGGTCGAGACCTGCAGGATCTCCGAGCACAGGTTCGAGTGCGTGACCTTGCCGGCGATCGGGTTCGCCCGGTTCACGGTGTCCTCGAACATGATGTACGGGTAGCCGGACTCGAACTGGATCTCGGCGAGGTTCTGGAAGAAGTCGCGGGCCTTGATCTTCTTCTTGGAGATCCGGGGGTTGTCGACCATCTCGTGATAGGTCTCGGAGACGTTCACCTCGGCGAACGGCTTGCCGTACTCGCGCTCCACGTCGTACGGGGAGAACAGGTACATCGGCTCGTTGCTCTTGGCGAGCTCGAAGGTGATGTCGGGGATGACCACGCCCAGGGAGAGGGTCTTGATCCGGATCTTCTCGTCGGCGTTCTCGCGCTTGGTGTCCAGGAACCGCAGGATGTCCGGGTGGTGGGCGTTGAGGTACACCGCGCCGGCGCCCTGGCGGGCTCCGAGCTGGTTGGCGTAGGAGAAGGAGTCCTCCAGCAGCTTCATCACGGGGATGACGCCACTGGACTGGTTCTCGATGTGCTTGATCGGCGCACCGTACTCACGCAGGTTCGAGAGCAGCAGGGCGACGCCGCCGCCGCGCTTGGACAGCTGCAGCGCGGAGTTGATCGAGCGACCGATCGACTCCATGTTGTCCTCGATGCGCAGCAGGAAGCAGGAGACGAGCTCTCCGCGCTGGGCCTTGCCGGCGTTGAGGAAGGTGGGGGTGGCCGGCTGGAGGCGGCCGTCGAGGATCTCGTCGACGAGGTTGCGGGCCAGCTGCTCATCGCCGCGGGCGAGCGCCAGGGCGACCATCACCACGCGGTCCTCGTAGCGCTCCAGGTACCGCTTGCCGTCGAAGGTCTTCAGCGTGTACGAGGTGTAGTACTTGAAGGCGCCCAGGAAGGTGGGGAAACGGAACTTCTTGGCGTAGGCCTGCTCCGAGAGGGACTCGATGAAGGAGAAGTCGTACTGGTCGAGCACGTCCTGCTCGTAGTAGTTGTTCTCGACCAGGTAGTCCATCTTCTCGCGCAGCGAGTGGAAGAAGACGGTGTTGGGGTTCACGTGCTGCAGGAAGTACTCCCGCGCGGCCTGGCGGTCCTTCTCGAACTGGATGTTCCCGTCGGGACCGTACAGGTTCAGCATCGCGTTCAGCGCGTGGTAGTCGAGCTGCTTGTTGTGCTCGACCTGGGGCATCTCGGTCAGTGTCGCCAAAACTCTTCCAATCCATCATGGACCCGCATCACATCACGCGGAGTACCGAACAGTTCGAACTTGTACATATGGGGGACCTCGCACTTGCGGGCGATGATGTCGCCGGCCAAGCAGTAGGCCTCCCCGAAGTTGGTGTTCCCCGCACCGATAACGCCTCGGATGCGCTCCCGATTGCGTTCGTCGTTGAGGAACTTGATGACCTGCTTGGGGACGGCACCGCGGCCGTTGCCCCCGCCGTAGGTCGGGGTCAGGAGGACGAACTCCTCGTCGACGACGAGGGGATCATCCTTCGGATAGAGCGGAATCCGCTCCGCGGGCATCTCGAGCTTCTCGACGAAGCGCTTGGTGTTGCCGGACACCGAGGAGAAATAGACGAGGTTGGCCACGCCGACGCCTCCCGGTCGCTCTCAGATCGCGGAGACGGTGCGCTGCTGCACACCGACGCCCGCGAGCGCCTTGATCTTGTCCGGGCGGAAGCCGGACCAGTGGTCCTCGGTGGTGATGACGACCGGGGCCTGGACGTAGCCGAGGGACTTGACCCTCGCCAGGGCGTCGGCGTCCTCGGTGATGTCGACGACGTCGTAGGCGACGCCCGCCTTGTTCAGGGCGCGCTTGGTCGCATCGCACTGCACGCAGAGGGGCTTCGAGTACACGGTGATGTCCAAGGGGAGGGCCTTTCACGAGCGCTGCGCCGAGGCGCGGGAACGGGGGTGTCACGAGTTGTCGGTGGGGGTCCGATGGACCCTGCTGCGGCTCTCCCGGGCTTCTGAGCCCCGGATCGCTGCGACTGCACCAACACTACACCTAGTGGTGCTCCGGCGCGACAACCACTAGATGTACTGAACTACAACACTGTCATCCACATCGTGTTGTTGATGGACTGTGGATGAACCGGTCCCGCTGGGGACAGAGCCGCGGCGCCACGCACGAAAGCGGTGGATGCGTGCACAGTCGAGTGTGGACGACGGGTGCGACAGTCGTCCCCGACGGTGGATGGCGGCCTCGACGACCGGGTCGGCAAGGGCTCGGAACGGCCGGACGTGACGTGTCTCCCCGGCGTGTCCTCGGCGTGTCCTCGGCGTGTCTGCGGGACGGCCCAGGCGGGTCGTCGGCGAGCGCTCCCGAGGGCGGCTCACCCACCTCCGCGACGCCCCGGACTGTGGGATGGGGCCGGTGGCGGCGCCGTCGAGCGCCGCCGCGGCCGAGGGACCGGCCCGCGACACGACGATCCCCGCAGCCGTCGAGGGATCAGGGGCTGCGGGGATCGGTGGATCCCGCCGATCGGGTGGCGGGGATCATCGGCTCTGCGGGCGGAGCCGTGGCGTTCAGGGGCGGGGGTCCTCCCCCGCCGGAGCGTCCTCGACGGCCGGGTCCGTCACGGGA
Encoded proteins:
- a CDS encoding GlsB/YeaQ/YmgE family stress response membrane protein, which gives rise to MGLLWAIISWIIIGAIIGLIARAIMPGKQAMGLGMTIILGVVGAIVGGFIGGLLGGDGVSGILDNPWSIGTILLAVVGALIVMFIYGLVTKNRA
- the nrdF gene encoding class 1b ribonucleoside-diphosphate reductase subunit beta translates to MKDHLNATIQAINWNRIPDPKDQEVWDRLTGNFWLPEKIPLSNDIQSWSRRSAEEQTMAMHVFTGLTLLDTVQGTVGAISLIPDAVTPHEEAVYTNIAFMESVHAKSYSQIFSTLANTKQIDEAFEWGATNEQLQKKAQIIMSYYEGDDPEKRKVASVLLESFLFYSGFYMPMRYSSHGELTNTADIIRLIIRDEAVHGYYIGYKYQKAVEKLSAERQAELKDYTFSLMMELYDNEEQYTEDLYDPVGWTEDVKVFLRYNANKALMNLGYEGLFPQEAVEVNPAILAALSPNADENHDFFSGSGSSYVMGKAVETEDDDWDF
- the nrdE gene encoding class 1b ribonucleoside-diphosphate reductase subunit alpha, which encodes MPQVEHNKQLDYHALNAMLNLYGPDGNIQFEKDRQAAREYFLQHVNPNTVFFHSLREKMDYLVENNYYEQDVLDQYDFSFIESLSEQAYAKKFRFPTFLGAFKYYTSYTLKTFDGKRYLERYEDRVVMVALALARGDEQLARNLVDEILDGRLQPATPTFLNAGKAQRGELVSCFLLRIEDNMESIGRSINSALQLSKRGGGVALLLSNLREYGAPIKHIENQSSGVIPVMKLLEDSFSYANQLGARQGAGAVYLNAHHPDILRFLDTKRENADEKIRIKTLSLGVVIPDITFELAKSNEPMYLFSPYDVEREYGKPFAEVNVSETYHEMVDNPRISKKKIKARDFFQNLAEIQFESGYPYIMFEDTVNRANPIAGKVTHSNLCSEILQVSTPSTMNVDLTYEELGRDISCNLGSMNIAKAMDSPDFAQTISTAIRGLTAVSDTSDIESVPTIAEGNRKSHAIGLGQMNLHGYLARERIFYGSDEGLDFTNMYFYSVTYHAIKASMEIAKERGERFFDFENSTYGTGEYFDKYIDQVWEPRTEKVRGLFEDSSAHLPTQDDWKQLREDVAKHGMYNAYLQAVPPTGSISYINNSTSSIHPIASKIEIRKEGKIGRVYYPAPYLTNDNLEYYEDAYEIGYEKIVDTYAEATQHVDQGLSLTLFFKDSATTRDINRAQIYAWRKGIKTLYYIRLRQMAIEGTEVEGCVSCML
- the nrdI gene encoding class Ib ribonucleoside-diphosphate reductase assembly flavoprotein NrdI is translated as MANLVYFSSVSGNTKRFVEKLEMPAERIPLYPKDDPLVVDEEFVLLTPTYGGGNGRGAVPKQVIKFLNDERNRERIRGVIGAGNTNFGEAYCLAGDIIARKCEVPHMYKFELFGTPRDVMRVHDGLEEFWRH
- the nrdH gene encoding glutaredoxin-like protein NrdH; amino-acid sequence: MDITVYSKPLCVQCDATKRALNKAGVAYDVVDITEDADALARVKSLGYVQAPVVITTEDHWSGFRPDKIKALAGVGVQQRTVSAI